The following is a genomic window from Candidatus Zixiibacteriota bacterium.
AGCACTGGGTGATCGTCGCCCTATGTATTTTTGACTTGCAGACCGTTATCAGCATTTCGTCTTCACTCTCGTCCGGCTGTTCGGTCCGGCGCCGGGGTAATATAGCCGCCCGGCGGCGTCCGTCAAGGCCCGGGGTTCCTCGTTTGTCCGCTTTTCGAACCCCCGAGCCGCCTTAAAGTTCCCGCGGCCACGGCGGCGCGGCCGCGGAATCCGCCGTCCGGCGCCGCTTACGCGGTGATCTGCACCCAGTTGCGGGCCGGGAATATCTCCAGCTCGTCGGTGATCTCCTCAATCATCCGCTCGAGGTTCTTCCAACTGACGAGGTGCCGCGCTTTCCCCGGCGGCAGCCAGCGGAAACTGCTCACCTCGGGCGACAGCTTCACCTGCGACTCCGGGTCGACCACGGCGACAATCAGCGGCAGGATCAGCACTTTGTCGTAGACCGGTTCATAGAAGTGCACGACGTACTCGGTCGCCCACATGCTCAGGGGATTGAGCCCGAGCTCGACCTTGAGCTTGCGCACCACGACCTGGGCCACCGTCTCCCCGCCCTGCTTGCCGCCGTTGACAAACCCCCAGTACCCGCCGTAGGCATCCTCGGCCGACCACTGCAGCACCAGGAACTTCCATCCGTCCGGGTCCTTTTTGACCACGGCGACATTCACGCCCGGCGATTCGACCGGGATCTTAGTCGATTCATTCATGGATATCCGCTCTGCCTCACAACCATCTCATTCTCTGCAACTTCCGGTAATCTACACCCCCCGGCGCAAAGGTCAAGCCCCTTTTCCGCCGGTCCGCACCGCGAAAACCTCGGCTCCGGTCTTTCCCCCTCAACAAATGCCGCCGTCCCCCCGTAATACTCAGTGTTTTCGGAACTATTCAAAAACTGAGAGCAGCTTCTTCAGGAGGAGAGCATGACCACGACCCCCGGCCGCAAGGATAACCGCCCGGCATCCGCCGCCGTCGAGACGCTCATTGGCGTCTACGCCGCCGCCCCCGCCCGGCTCTCCGGCGCACTGGCCGGACTGAGCGACCATGAGCTCGCGGCACGCCCCATCGACGACAAGTGGTCGATCCAGGAGATCGTTTTTCACCTCGCCGACTCCGAACTTATGGCCGC
Proteins encoded in this region:
- a CDS encoding NUDIX domain-containing protein; the encoded protein is MNESTKIPVESPGVNVAVVKKDPDGWKFLVLQWSAEDAYGGYWGFVNGGKQGGETVAQVVVRKLKVELGLNPLSMWATEYVVHFYEPVYDKVLILPLIVAVVDPESQVKLSPEVSSFRWLPPGKARHLVSWKNLERMIEEITDELEIFPARNWVQITA